The sequence below is a genomic window from Vibrio spartinae.
GGATCGGCGTTACTCGTTATTTTCGGTTCCTTTGTGTTTTATTACCTGTGGGAAAAGTATTGGCCGAATGACATTCCCAGTGAGAGTGATATCACGCCGTCCTTCCCGGAATGGATTTGGATTCTGTGTACTTTTGCTTTTGTGATTTGGTTCGCTGTACATGTGGCGATTAAGTTATCCAGACGGATTTTAGAACCTTTAAACTCTGTTGCTGAAGGAATACGCACCATTGCCAAAGGTGATTTGGATGTACGGGTATCTGTCGGGGATCGTTCATTAGGGGAGGCTTCGCTGCTGGCCGAGGATTTCAACCTTTTAGCCGAGAAATTACAGCAGATGTCTGAAGCGCAAAATTTTTGGAATGCCGCCATTGCCCATGAATTAAGGACCCCGGTCACCATATTACGGGGGCGGTTACAAGGGTTAGCCGAGGGCATTTTTATCCCGGATAAAGCACAGTTCCTTAAATTATTAGCACAGGTCGAAGGCTTATCTCACTTAATCGAAGATTTACGGGTCGTGAGCTTAATGAATAGCGGCGAGCTGAATATCAATATCGAAGCGGTCGATCTCTCGGCGGAAATCAAATCGGTGGCTGATTTGGCGGAGAATATGCTGCAGAGCGCAGGCCAATCCGTCCGGCTGGACTTACATACCCAGTCCGTTTTATGTGATTCAATGCGGATCAGGCAAGCCTTACTTGCGATACTCGATAATGCCAGCAAATATGCCGTCCCGGGGACAGTCACGATTCGGTCAAAGGAACAAGACGGGGTTAACTTTTTGAGCGTTGCTGATGAAGGCCCCGGCATTGCCGCGGAATTATTGCCGAATGTATTTACGGCATTTCATCGGGCAAAAGATGCTTCACAGCGGGGAAGCGGGCTCGGCTTAGCCGTCGTCGCTGCGATTGCTCAGGCGCATCAAGGTGAAGTGACTTGTTTTCTCAATGAAGCCGGTGGGACGACGATTGAGTTATGCTGGCCTTCATCGATTTCAGCAGCATCGAACGACGAGTTTCATCAATAACGGTTCTCATCAATCATGATGACACTTGGGGGGCGATGGATGCTTCAAGCTGTGCTGC
It includes:
- a CDS encoding ATP-binding protein — translated: MKLAGLSRQIALSMMKIAMGSALLVIFGSFVFYYLWEKYWPNDIPSESDITPSFPEWIWILCTFAFVIWFAVHVAIKLSRRILEPLNSVAEGIRTIAKGDLDVRVSVGDRSLGEASLLAEDFNLLAEKLQQMSEAQNFWNAAIAHELRTPVTILRGRLQGLAEGIFIPDKAQFLKLLAQVEGLSHLIEDLRVVSLMNSGELNINIEAVDLSAEIKSVADLAENMLQSAGQSVRLDLHTQSVLCDSMRIRQALLAILDNASKYAVPGTVTIRSKEQDGVNFLSVADEGPGIAAELLPNVFTAFHRAKDASQRGSGLGLAVVAAIAQAHQGEVTCFLNEAGGTTIELCWPSSISAASNDEFHQ